One Falco peregrinus isolate bFalPer1 chromosome 6, bFalPer1.pri, whole genome shotgun sequence DNA segment encodes these proteins:
- the DNAJB9 gene encoding dnaJ homolog subfamily B member 9 encodes MATTQSVFTFALCILMITELILATESYYDILGVPKNASDRQIKKAFHKLAMKYHPDKNKSPGAEAKFREIAEAYETLSDENKRREYDQFGRHGGQGNSGSPFHQSFNFNFDDLFKDFDLFSQNSRSKKHFENHFRSHREAHNRQRRSFQEFSFGGGLFDDVFENMEKMFSFSDFENAHRHAVRTDTRFHGSSKHCRTVTQRRGNMVTTYTDCSGQ; translated from the exons ATGGCCACTACTCAATCTGTCTTCACATTTGCTCTCTGCATTTTAATGATAACTGAATTAATACTGGCCACAGAGAGCTATTACGATATCTTAGGAGTTCCAAAAAATGCATCGGACCGCCAGATCAAGAAGGCATTTCACAAGCTGGCTATGAAGTACCACCCAGACAAAAATAAGAGTCCTGGTGCAGAAGCGAAATTTAGAGAAATTGCTGAAG cATATGAAACATTATCAGATGAGAATAAACGAAGAGAATATGATCAGTTTGGCCGTCACGGAGGACAAGGAAATAGTGGAAGCCCATTCCATCAGTCATTTAATTTCAACTTTGATGATCTGTTCAAAGACTTTGACCTCTTTAGTCAAAACTCACGGTcaaaaaagcactttgaaaatcaCTTCCGAAGTCATCGGGAAGCTCACAATCGGCAAAGACGTTCTTTCCAAGAGTTCTCCTTTGGAGGTGGACTGTTTGATGATGTGtttgaaaatatggaaaaaatgttttcgTTTAGTGACTTTGAAAATGCACACCGACATGCGGTGCGAACTGATACCAGGTTTCACGGATCCAGCAAGCACTGTAGGACTGTCACTCAGAGACGAGGAAACATGGTTACTACATATACGGACTGTTCTGGAcaataa